A window from Hymenobacter volaticus encodes these proteins:
- a CDS encoding sensor histidine kinase — protein MNDRRLLLFGIPSLSLIITLLTASDHQTWTVPLFFIDWGISFYFTAFLWLGNRTLWNWLLGRLPHVDQTKRRLWSLAALSVVGTSVATVLLRLPLHWLLPQYFGLDFESQVSGTFFNLFPTLAVLTLYETVYFFRQWEQNVRRAEQLQSAGVQSQLEALQSQLDPHFLFNTLNTLSALIEPGNKPAQEFVEQLADVYRYVLLTRDKATVSLAEELAFIDTYLALQKVRFRDNLRVTTSVAPAALTARVAPLSVQLLVENALKHNVASRQFPLELRLLADGTTSYFTVENTLRPRTAGLAPGTGMGLANVRHRYELLQAPQPVTVSTDDGWFRVQLPLLTE, from the coding sequence ATGAACGACCGTCGCCTCCTCCTCTTTGGAATTCCTTCTTTGAGTTTAATTATCACGCTGCTTACTGCGTCGGATCACCAAACCTGGACGGTACCGCTGTTTTTCATTGATTGGGGTATTTCCTTCTACTTCACGGCTTTCCTCTGGCTTGGCAACCGAACCCTGTGGAACTGGCTGCTTGGGCGCCTTCCGCACGTTGATCAAACCAAGCGGCGGCTCTGGAGCCTAGCCGCGCTGTCGGTCGTGGGTACGAGCGTGGCGACGGTGCTGCTACGGCTACCACTGCACTGGCTACTCCCCCAATACTTTGGGTTGGATTTCGAGTCTCAGGTATCGGGCACGTTTTTCAACTTGTTTCCCACGTTGGCCGTGCTGACGCTCTACGAAACCGTGTATTTCTTTCGGCAATGGGAGCAGAATGTGCGCCGGGCCGAGCAGCTGCAAAGCGCTGGGGTCCAGAGCCAGCTCGAAGCTTTGCAAAGCCAACTTGATCCGCACTTTCTGTTCAATACCCTCAACACGCTTTCGGCCCTCATCGAGCCGGGCAACAAACCCGCCCAAGAGTTTGTGGAGCAGCTCGCCGATGTGTACCGTTATGTGCTCCTCACCCGCGACAAAGCCACTGTGTCGCTGGCCGAGGAACTAGCATTTATAGACACCTACTTGGCACTGCAAAAGGTGCGCTTCCGCGACAACCTACGCGTGACTACCTCCGTGGCCCCCGCCGCCCTCACGGCCCGCGTGGCGCCGCTGAGCGTGCAGCTGCTAGTTGAAAACGCGCTGAAGCATAACGTGGCGTCGCGACAGTTTCCGCTAGAGCTTCGCTTGTTGGCAGATGGCACGACCAGCTATTTCACAGTGGAAAACACGCTGCGTCCTCGTACGGCTGGCTTGGCCCCAGGCACAGGCATGGGTTTAGCCAACGTGCGTCACCGCTACGAACTACTGCAAGCGCCACAGCCCGTGACAGTTTC